The Candidatus Nitrospira nitrificans genomic interval CCAGTCGGCTGAACTTAAGAGACCATAATGATATAGTGTGGGCATTCAGACGATCCTGCTTGAAGAGGGAGGACTCCATGCGGAAATCTTTTCGAAATATAGCAGCCATCGGTGCAAGCCTGATGCTTGGCCTAACGGGTTGCACCCTGAAAGCCACCATTAACCAAACGACCGACACGACATCCAACGTCACCGGCACCACATCGGGAGCAGCCTGGTGGAGCGAGGACGGGCAGATCAAGCCGGATTTCAAGGCGACGGCGTTCGTCTCGTTCAATCATGAAAACCTGGTTCAAGATGTCGCAGCAGGTCGCGGAGAGTATTTGGCCTCGATCAGCAGGCTGTTGGGAGTTCCAAATGACCGACAGACAGCATTTTTCTCCGCCGCCCAGGCAAGCTATGCCGGGAAGATAGGCAAGGATTCCACGGCCTTGCTTTTACTGCTTCGGGATACATCCGGAGCATTCATTCGATAACGTGGCTTGAGGGATCTGAGCAGGGGGACCGGCCGACGCAGTCAGCAGAAGCACTACACTGTCACCTGAAATTTGGCTCTAGCTGGAGCGATGTTGGTCTCAGCCGACACAGGTGAGAACAATAGTCTGGACGCGCCGGCAGCCGGAATGATGATGAGCGGTGCGCGAATCATGCCAGCCCTCTTCTTACTTGACCAGATTCTTGTAGAGGATTCCGTTCTTCATGATCACAAGAAAATTCTTTTCCGGGTCGTCGATCAGCTTCAGGTTGTCCAAGGGATTGCCGTCGACAAGCAGCAGGTCCGCCATCGCCCCTTCCTGAATGATGCCAAGCTTGCCGGGATAGGGACTCCGCAAGCCCGAGAGCGCGAGCAGCTCGGCGTTGTCCGCGGTCGCCATTCTGAGCACTT includes:
- a CDS encoding DUF3015 family protein, which codes for MRKSFRNIAAIGASLMLGLTGCTLKATINQTTDTTSNVTGTTSGAAWWSEDGQIKPDFKATAFVSFNHENLVQDVAAGRGEYLASISRLLGVPNDRQTAFFSAAQASYAGKIGKDSTALLLLLRDTSGAFIR